In Acidaminococcus fermentans DSM 20731, one genomic interval encodes:
- a CDS encoding RNA-guided endonuclease TnpB family protein, whose translation MIVNKTYRYRLYPTTEQKIMFAKTFGCARFIYNKMLGDRLDYYKETGKRLNNTPAQYKKEFPWLKEVDSLALANAQINLNKAYNNFWSNRKHFGKPHFKSKKTGHASYSTNNQHGSVRIEGNKVKLPKTGWVKLCLHRPLMENSTIKTVTISKTPSGKYYISILVEYENQILSIIPKNFLGLDFAMHGLYVASDEDNADYPNFLRKAEERLVKAQRKLSKRQKGSRNRNKQRLRVAVLHEKIANQRRDFLHKKARYLADRYDAIGIEDISVKAMAKRKKGGKFSFGKSISDNGWSMFTSMLEYKLAWQGKQLIKIDKWYPSSQLCHVCGYQNNNTKDLSVRKWDCPKCGSHHNRDKNAAINIREEARRISA comes from the coding sequence ATTATAGTGAATAAGACCTACCGATACAGGCTCTACCCGACAACTGAACAAAAGATTATGTTTGCCAAGACTTTCGGCTGTGCCAGATTCATCTATAACAAGATGCTTGGAGATCGTCTTGATTACTATAAGGAAACAGGCAAGAGGCTGAACAATACACCTGCACAGTACAAGAAAGAATTTCCTTGGCTGAAAGAGGTTGACAGCCTTGCTCTCGCCAATGCCCAAATAAACCTGAACAAGGCATATAACAACTTTTGGAGCAATAGGAAGCATTTTGGCAAGCCACACTTCAAGTCGAAAAAAACAGGTCATGCTTCATATTCTACGAATAACCAACATGGCTCTGTAAGAATCGAGGGAAACAAGGTCAAGCTGCCTAAAACAGGCTGGGTAAAGCTGTGTCTGCATCGTCCATTGATGGAGAATAGCACCATAAAGACTGTAACCATAAGTAAAACACCGTCCGGAAAATACTATATCAGTATTTTGGTTGAGTATGAAAACCAAATACTTTCCATCATACCGAAGAATTTTCTTGGATTGGATTTTGCTATGCACGGTCTGTATGTTGCTTCCGATGAGGACAATGCCGATTATCCAAATTTCTTACGGAAAGCCGAAGAGAGATTGGTCAAGGCACAAAGAAAACTCTCTAAGAGACAAAAAGGGAGCCGTAACAGGAATAAGCAAAGACTGCGTGTGGCTGTACTCCATGAGAAAATTGCTAATCAACGCCGTGACTTCCTGCATAAGAAAGCTCGTTATCTTGCAGACCGCTATGATGCGATTGGCATAGAGGATATTAGCGTAAAAGCCATGGCGAAGCGAAAGAAGGGTGGCAAGTTCAGCTTTGGTAAATCCATATCCGACAATGGCTGGAGCATGTTCACAAGTATGCTGGAATACAAACTTGCATGGCAGGGCAAGCAACTTATCAAGATAGACAAATGGTATCCAAGCAGTCAGCTATGCCATGTTTGTGGCTACCAGAACAATAACACCAAAGACTTATCTGTGCGGAAATGGGATTGCCCTAAGTGTGGCAGTCATCATAACCGTGACAAGAACGCTGCAATAAACATTAGAGAAGAAGCTAGGCGAATATCTGCCTAG
- a CDS encoding class I SAM-dependent methyltransferase: MGLFRKFVNNTRKPEGLLGSIMIWGMNVGHARMAKWGMNHFPQMDPKTILDIGCGGGRNASELLKKYQNATLTAIDYSPLSVAKTKAYNRRLMEQKRCIVQEANVVSLPFENGAFDLATAFETIYFWPDLPRCFIEVRRILKNRGYFCIVSESDGTDIEGQKYEKIIKGMKNYTVPQIMDTLYATGFGSVQSFHHETRPWIIVIAEK, from the coding sequence ATGGGGTTATTCCGAAAGTTTGTAAACAATACAAGAAAGCCTGAAGGACTCCTTGGATCAATCATGATTTGGGGGATGAATGTAGGACATGCCAGAATGGCGAAATGGGGGATGAACCATTTTCCTCAGATGGATCCAAAGACAATTCTTGATATTGGATGCGGGGGAGGGCGGAATGCAAGTGAACTGCTCAAAAAGTACCAGAACGCTACATTGACAGCCATTGATTATTCCCCCTTATCGGTTGCAAAAACAAAAGCCTATAATCGCAGGCTTATGGAGCAGAAACGATGCATTGTACAGGAGGCCAATGTAGTTTCTCTTCCTTTTGAGAATGGTGCATTCGATTTGGCAACAGCTTTTGAAACAATTTATTTTTGGCCAGATTTGCCAAGGTGCTTTATTGAGGTTCGCCGCATTCTAAAAAATAGAGGATATTTCTGTATTGTATCAGAAAGCGATGGCACGGACATAGAGGGCCAGAAGTATGAAAAAATCATTAAAGGAATGAAAAACTATACAGTCCCTCAAATCATGGATACGTTGTATGCAACGGGTTTTGGCTCTGTGCAGAGTTTTCATCATGAGACCAGGCCATGGATTATAGTTATTGCCGAGAAATAA
- a CDS encoding IS3 family transposase, giving the protein MNDSSCVFEIIEKTVSTSENRLSISSLCKMAGVSRSGYYAWVKAEAFRQAQQEQDRKDFELILAAYKRRGYKKGARSIYMELLHMDPPVIMNVKKIRRLMKKFHLLCPIRKANPYRQLAKALKTNTVADNLLQRQFEDYGPRMVLLTDITYLPYNGIFAYLSTILDAYTKQILAYVLSDSLEVDFVVETVNNLIRDHGVSLHAETIVHSDQGCHYTSHSFIDILHDKDLRQSMSRRGNCWDNAPQESFFGRMKDHVKKKIAAAVSFGEVKAIVDDYMDYYNNERYQWELAKLSPNEFYQFVTTGVYPLDIPKMPEVPTLKRRACELGNQLTS; this is encoded by the coding sequence ATGAACGATTCCTCTTGTGTGTTCGAAATCATAGAAAAGACGGTAAGTACCAGCGAGAACAGACTTTCCATCAGCAGTTTATGCAAGATGGCAGGCGTGTCCCGAAGCGGTTATTATGCCTGGGTAAAGGCGGAAGCATTTCGGCAGGCCCAGCAAGAACAGGACCGCAAGGACTTTGAACTGATCCTTGCCGCTTACAAAAGACGAGGGTACAAGAAGGGCGCCCGCAGCATCTATATGGAGCTGCTCCACATGGATCCGCCCGTCATTATGAATGTGAAGAAAATCCGTCGTCTGATGAAAAAGTTCCACCTGCTTTGCCCCATCAGGAAGGCGAATCCCTATCGGCAGCTGGCGAAAGCCCTGAAGACCAATACGGTGGCCGATAATCTGCTGCAGCGCCAGTTTGAGGACTATGGTCCTCGCATGGTACTGCTGACAGATATTACCTATCTTCCTTACAATGGGATCTTTGCTTATCTTTCCACCATACTGGATGCCTATACCAAGCAGATTCTGGCGTATGTCCTCAGCGATTCTTTGGAGGTGGATTTCGTGGTAGAAACGGTGAACAACCTGATTCGAGATCACGGCGTCTCACTGCATGCTGAAACCATCGTGCATTCTGACCAGGGTTGCCATTACACGAGTCACAGCTTCATCGATATCCTCCATGACAAGGATCTCAGACAATCCATGTCACGGCGGGGGAATTGCTGGGACAATGCGCCGCAGGAAAGCTTCTTCGGCCGTATGAAAGACCATGTGAAAAAGAAAATTGCAGCAGCAGTGAGCTTTGGGGAGGTGAAGGCCATCGTAGATGATTACATGGATTATTACAACAACGAGCGCTACCAGTGGGAACTGGCGAAACTGTCGCCAAACGAGTTCTACCAATTTGTAACAACAGGGGTTTATCCGCTCGATATTCCCAAGATGCCCGAGGTTCCTACATTGAAGCGGAGAGCCTGTGAGCTGGGGAACCAGCTCACCTCATAA
- a CDS encoding radical SAM protein produces the protein MHFSCGIVRPPYEAGSCFLQVTSGCSHNKCRFCTFYKEAPFSVSPESEIREDLQEIRDSGWKVKRIFLQGADPFLLSYDRLKRIMDLIKEYLPWGVSVGGYGRVDSVRNKSVGELKSLKEMGYDMIVFGIESGDDAVLDKMNKGYHASDIVEQLSKMDEAGMHYSVIFLYGLGGHEYGMGHAVKTAEVLNHLSPVRVLASGLSIFPDTPLMEEVRRGEFVEATETEKIQELYTFVKTLDIHTLLDATNVSNMMPVYGYLPEDKEKILAMLKQGADEQGEERLRMRRDSMRSL, from the coding sequence ATGCATTTTTCATGTGGAATCGTCAGACCGCCTTATGAGGCTGGTTCCTGTTTTTTACAAGTAACGTCGGGTTGTTCGCATAATAAGTGCCGCTTTTGCACCTTTTACAAGGAAGCACCTTTTTCCGTATCTCCGGAGAGTGAGATACGGGAGGATCTTCAGGAGATCCGGGATTCCGGATGGAAGGTAAAGCGGATTTTTCTGCAGGGGGCAGATCCGTTCCTGCTGAGCTACGACAGGCTTAAAAGAATCATGGACCTGATAAAAGAATACCTGCCCTGGGGTGTTTCCGTCGGCGGATATGGCCGGGTGGATAGTGTAAGGAACAAGTCTGTAGGTGAGCTGAAGTCGTTGAAAGAGATGGGATACGACATGATCGTATTCGGGATCGAGTCGGGCGATGATGCTGTCCTTGATAAGATGAACAAGGGCTATCATGCCAGTGATATAGTGGAACAGCTCTCCAAGATGGATGAGGCGGGAATGCATTATTCTGTCATCTTCTTATACGGGCTGGGAGGTCATGAGTATGGTATGGGGCATGCCGTGAAAACAGCAGAAGTGCTAAACCACCTGTCGCCCGTCAGAGTACTGGCTTCCGGACTCTCGATCTTCCCTGATACGCCGCTTATGGAAGAAGTAAGAAGAGGTGAGTTCGTAGAGGCTACAGAGACAGAGAAGATACAGGAACTGTATACCTTTGTGAAGACGCTTGATATCCACACTCTGCTGGATGCGACGAATGTCTCCAACATGATGCCGGTATATGGATATCTTCCGGAGGACAAAGAGAAGATACTGGCGATGCTCAAACAGGGTGCAGACGAACAGGGGGAAGAGCGATTGCGGATGCGAAGAGACAGCATGAGAAGCCTGTGA
- a CDS encoding type II toxin-antitoxin system RelE/ParE family toxin: MYKIEFYENQHGESDVWDFLEALRKKSTTSKDARIQYNQIIFYIDLLAKNGTNLPTNITKHLEDNIWELRPGNNRVFYFYYDESQYVLLHHFRKKSQKTPKREIIRAKSERDDYIRQKEEKS, translated from the coding sequence ATGTACAAGATTGAATTCTACGAGAATCAACATGGCGAATCAGACGTCTGGGATTTCTTGGAAGCGTTACGTAAAAAGAGTACAACCAGCAAAGATGCTCGTATTCAATACAACCAGATTATTTTCTACATTGACCTGCTTGCTAAAAACGGGACAAATCTCCCGACCAATATCACCAAGCATTTAGAAGATAATATATGGGAACTTCGTCCTGGAAATAACCGAGTATTTTATTTCTATTATGACGAAAGCCAATATGTACTGCTCCATCATTTCCGCAAGAAATCCCAGAAAACGCCAAAACGCGAGATCATCCGAGCCAAGTCAGAGCGGGATGACTATATCCGTCAGAAGGAGGAAAAGTCATGA
- a CDS encoding ArsR/SmtB family transcription factor, with protein MDKIEIFKALSNETRLSIIEWLKEPEKNFPPQGGHFDDGVDLKGGVCVGSIRDKAGISQSTVSHYLDMLQKAGLLLSERHGKWTYYRRNEETLAALADYFGHEI; from the coding sequence ATGGATAAGATTGAAATATTTAAAGCACTATCAAATGAAACACGGCTCAGCATTATTGAGTGGTTGAAGGAACCGGAGAAAAACTTTCCACCGCAGGGAGGACATTTTGATGATGGGGTGGATCTGAAAGGCGGTGTGTGTGTTGGAAGCATCCGCGACAAAGCCGGGATATCACAGTCAACCGTATCTCATTACCTGGATATGCTGCAAAAAGCAGGCTTGCTTCTTTCCGAAAGGCACGGAAAGTGGACATATTACAGACGGAATGAAGAGACCCTCGCTGCGCTGGCAGACTACTTCGGTCACGAAATTTAA
- a CDS encoding site-specific integrase has translation MQERKGGEQLFREYYAHWVTMYKEGAVRPVTLAKYQMTQSWLERLLPELRVQDLTRLAYQQLINDYAQYHERQTTMDFHHQLKGAILDAVDEGLIQRDPTRKVIIKGMAPREKKIKYLNQFQLHTLLKHLDLGERVNWDWFILLVAKTGMRFSEALALTPDDFDFAHQTVCINKTWNYKGNGGFLPTKNRSSIRKIQIDWKTVMQFAVLTDSLPKEVPFFIHKGKLYNSTVNNILERHCKRLEIPIISIHGLRHTHASLLLFAGVSIASVARRLGHASMTTTQKTYLHIIQELENQDIDLVMRSLANLL, from the coding sequence ATGCAGGAGCGAAAAGGCGGGGAACAGCTGTTTCGAGAATACTATGCCCATTGGGTGACCATGTACAAAGAAGGAGCCGTACGGCCGGTGACTCTGGCGAAATATCAGATGACCCAATCCTGGTTGGAACGGTTACTCCCAGAATTACGGGTGCAGGATTTGACAAGGCTTGCTTATCAACAGCTGATTAATGATTATGCCCAGTACCATGAGCGTCAGACAACCATGGATTTCCATCATCAATTGAAGGGCGCCATTTTGGACGCTGTGGATGAAGGGCTTATCCAACGGGATCCTACCAGGAAAGTTATTATTAAGGGAATGGCTCCGAGAGAGAAGAAAATCAAGTATCTGAATCAGTTTCAACTCCACACACTCCTGAAACATCTGGATTTGGGTGAAAGAGTAAACTGGGACTGGTTCATCCTGCTGGTTGCTAAAACAGGAATGCGATTTTCTGAAGCTTTGGCACTAACGCCAGATGATTTTGACTTTGCCCATCAAACAGTCTGCATAAACAAAACGTGGAATTATAAAGGCAATGGAGGCTTTTTGCCGACCAAGAATCGGTCTTCTATACGCAAAATCCAGATTGACTGGAAGACAGTGATGCAATTTGCTGTATTGACTGATTCTTTGCCAAAGGAAGTGCCTTTCTTCATCCATAAAGGAAAATTGTATAATTCCACCGTGAATAACATCCTGGAACGGCACTGTAAGAGATTAGAGATTCCAATAATTTCAATCCATGGGTTGCGGCATACTCATGCTTCTCTGCTGCTTTTTGCCGGTGTTTCCATCGCCAGTGTAGCTCGCAGATTGGGGCATGCCAGTATGACGACTACGCAGAAAACATATCTTCATATTATCCAAGAACTGGAAAATCAGGATATTGACCTGGTGATGCGTTCATTGGCTAATTTGTTGTAA
- a CDS encoding DUF4357 domain-containing protein, producing MEEFIDDVKVVINALGYKVLEPLIQKEIIGKNDEGLLYISSGSANAVGKITPEGFVVLQGARLNEKLSAKYLSNGIVKLREKWMADEKVEDWVTTEDLLFSSSSAAADFVLGYSVSGPKAWKDANGKSLKEIEAEKDNG from the coding sequence ATGGAAGAATTTATTGATGACGTTAAAGTGGTCATCAATGCATTAGGGTATAAGGTCCTTGAACCACTGATTCAAAAAGAGATTATTGGAAAAAATGATGAAGGATTGCTTTATATCTCTTCAGGATCAGCCAATGCAGTTGGAAAAATTACACCGGAAGGCTTTGTAGTTTTACAAGGAGCCAGACTAAATGAAAAATTAAGTGCGAAATATCTCAGCAATGGAATCGTTAAACTGAGAGAGAAATGGATGGCGGATGAAAAAGTAGAAGATTGGGTAACAACGGAAGATTTGCTTTTTTCCAGTTCTTCTGCAGCTGCCGATTTTGTGCTTGGATACAGCGTCAGTGGTCCTAAGGCATGGAAAGATGCGAATGGAAAGTCTTTAAAGGAAATCGAAGCAGAAAAAGATAACGGATGA
- the tnpA gene encoding IS200/IS605 family transposase encodes MKLDSNNHSVFLLYYHLVLVVQYRRKVFSDQMSQYAKDIFVRIGSSYNITLEEWNHDQDHVHIMFRAHPNTELSKFINAYKSASSRLIKKDFPEVRRKLWKEMFWSRSYCLLTTGGTPIETIRKYIEHQGR; translated from the coding sequence ATGAAATTGGATAGTAATAACCATTCAGTGTTCTTACTCTATTACCATCTTGTTTTGGTGGTACAGTATCGCCGCAAAGTATTCTCTGACCAAATGAGCCAATACGCTAAAGATATTTTTGTCCGCATTGGTTCATCGTATAACATAACCTTGGAGGAATGGAATCACGACCAAGACCATGTTCATATCATGTTTCGCGCTCATCCCAATACAGAACTATCAAAATTCATCAATGCTTATAAAAGTGCCAGCTCTAGGCTGATCAAAAAAGATTTTCCAGAGGTTAGGCGTAAATTGTGGAAAGAAATGTTTTGGTCAAGAAGTTATTGCCTGCTGACAACAGGCGGTACTCCTATTGAGACAATACGAAAATACATAGAACATCAAGGCAGGTGA
- a CDS encoding Fic family protein, protein MRTFNYSQEIQNLLTPEIVQLLTCIHEHKGRQDLFLEANTDELKTLVDVAMIQSTGASNRIEGILTSDKRLEALVSQKAKPHNRSEQEIAGYREVLALIHENHDYISPAPNVIRQLHRDLYSYSTGAIGGDYKNADNVIAETDAQGHQKARFIPVPAFQTADAMDSLCQSFQNSWQENIIDKLLLTPMFILDFLCIHPFNDGNGRMSRLLTLLLLYRAGYIVGKYISLEMLIEKTKKTYYEALQASSFGWHENQNTYAPFVKYYLGILIKAYDEFEDRIQYLVTKKISKPDRIKAIISQTLGKISKKDLMERCPDISQGTIERTLSSLVKEGYISKVGSGPATAYIRKH, encoded by the coding sequence ATGCGGACATTTAACTACTCGCAGGAAATACAAAATTTACTGACACCTGAAATCGTCCAGCTTCTCACCTGTATCCATGAACACAAAGGACGGCAGGATTTATTTCTGGAAGCGAATACAGACGAACTGAAAACACTGGTAGACGTTGCTATGATCCAGAGTACAGGGGCTTCCAACCGTATCGAGGGAATCCTCACCAGTGACAAACGATTAGAAGCACTGGTCAGCCAAAAAGCGAAACCGCACAATCGGTCTGAACAGGAAATTGCCGGATATCGTGAAGTACTCGCCTTGATCCATGAAAATCACGACTATATTTCCCCTGCCCCTAATGTCATCAGGCAGCTCCACCGAGATCTGTACTCTTACTCAACAGGAGCCATTGGCGGAGATTATAAAAACGCAGATAACGTCATTGCGGAAACGGATGCACAAGGGCATCAAAAGGCCAGGTTTATTCCCGTTCCTGCTTTTCAGACAGCTGACGCTATGGATTCTTTATGTCAATCGTTCCAGAATTCCTGGCAGGAAAACATAATAGATAAATTGCTGTTGACTCCCATGTTCATCCTGGATTTTCTCTGCATTCATCCATTCAATGACGGAAATGGACGGATGAGCCGGCTTCTGACACTCCTTCTTTTATATCGTGCCGGCTACATCGTCGGGAAATACATCAGCCTGGAAATGCTGATTGAAAAGACCAAGAAAACTTACTATGAAGCCCTTCAGGCCAGTTCTTTCGGCTGGCACGAAAATCAAAACACCTATGCTCCTTTTGTGAAATATTATTTGGGCATCCTCATAAAAGCATATGATGAATTCGAAGACCGGATTCAATACTTGGTAACCAAAAAGATTTCCAAGCCAGACCGTATCAAAGCCATCATCTCCCAAACACTAGGGAAAATCAGCAAAAAGGATCTGATGGAACGCTGCCCGGATATCAGCCAGGGAACTATAGAACGCACTTTGTCCAGTCTGGTAAAAGAAGGCTATATCAGCAAAGTCGGCTCTGGTCCGGCTACGGCATATATCCGCAAGCATTGA
- a CDS encoding helix-turn-helix domain-containing protein produces MRTWEDYKNHVKSISEEERRNMEEIEELSSIVSSIIRRRQELGISQRTLAERCGIPQSSIARIETLKTTPKLDTLVKLLQALDLKLQVAAAG; encoded by the coding sequence ATGAGAACGTGGGAAGATTATAAAAATCACGTAAAATCCATTAGTGAGGAAGAACGCCGCAACATGGAAGAAATCGAAGAACTAAGCAGTATTGTTTCTTCTATCATTCGGCGGAGACAGGAACTGGGAATCAGTCAACGTACTCTTGCAGAAAGGTGCGGTATTCCTCAATCTTCCATTGCCCGTATCGAAACCCTCAAGACAACTCCCAAACTGGATACGCTTGTAAAACTATTGCAGGCACTGGACTTAAAGCTTCAGGTGGCTGCTGCCGGATAA
- a CDS encoding DsbA family protein, translating to MKVYYIFDSYCGWCYGFETILKPFIEAHPELEVTVLSGGLFMDGHSLSAFPYMSDTNKRIADMFGVEFGKPYLNLLETGSMVPDSNDAAIGFGVLRSFLPKGEHVNLASKMHEAFYLDGKSLSDVETIGSIAKSYDLPADKIAEEFIRISEEGKYHPDFYEARKIGVTSFPTLFLEINGKHYDLKGSAITLNDLEENLNIIKEKGGILNDGYNTPVA from the coding sequence ATGAAGGTGTATTATATTTTTGACAGCTATTGCGGATGGTGCTATGGGTTTGAGACAATTCTTAAACCGTTTATTGAAGCACATCCGGAATTGGAAGTAACGGTGCTATCAGGTGGATTATTTATGGACGGACATTCGCTTTCGGCATTTCCGTATATGAGTGATACGAATAAAAGAATCGCGGATATGTTTGGAGTGGAATTCGGCAAGCCATATCTGAACCTGTTAGAGACGGGAAGTATGGTTCCTGACTCGAATGATGCCGCAATAGGATTTGGAGTTCTCAGGAGCTTCTTACCCAAAGGAGAACATGTTAATCTTGCGTCAAAGATGCATGAAGCATTCTATTTGGATGGTAAATCACTTTCTGACGTGGAGACAATCGGATCAATCGCCAAATCCTATGACCTTCCTGCAGACAAGATTGCAGAGGAGTTCATCCGTATTTCTGAAGAGGGCAAGTACCATCCGGACTTTTATGAGGCAAGAAAAATAGGAGTCACATCCTTCCCGACGCTGTTTCTTGAAATAAATGGGAAGCATTATGACTTAAAAGGAAGTGCGATTACCCTCAATGATTTAGAGGAAAATCTGAATATCATTAAGGAAAAGGGCGGGATCCTCAATGATGGATACAATACGCCCGTTGCCTGA